The genomic interval GCGGCGAGCGAGAGAAGTTGAATCAGGAGTTTGATGAACTCGTCAAGAACGTTGAGCACATCAAGGAAATCGTCAGCATGCAGCAGTCGATGGCCAAGTCCTCTGGTCTGATTCAGGAACTCGACGCAAGGGATTTGATCCGTGAATCGCTGTCCGCCAACAAAGGCGCGCTGGCGAGTCATCGCATTCCGATTGAAGAGCTCGTCGCTGATAGTGTGCCGCTGTTTTGGTCAGACAAGCATCGGATACTGCAGATCCTGATCAACCTGATCAAGAATGCCAAGGACGCGATAAACGAGCAACGGGGGGACCATCCTTGTATCAAGGTCAGTGCCACGTCGGACGATCAATTCGTCGTCTTCCGGGTCTCCGACAATGGCATCGGGATCCCGGCGGACAAACGCGACAAGATATTCCAACACGGATTCACGACCAAGAAAGCCGGTCATGGTTTTGGGCTGCACAGTAGCGCCAACGCGGCCACAGAAATGGGTGGCAAACTGACTGTTCACAGCGACGGCGTTGGAACAGGAGCCACGTTTGATCTCAGGGTGCCTTTCAAGCCGATTGATGCCAACCACAAACCAACGCAACTTATGGAGACCGTGTTGTGATACTTGCACGCAAACCTTTTTCTCATCGAATTCTGATTGTCGATGACAATCCGTTGATCCACGAGGATTACCGAAAGGTTTTTACATCGTGCATCGAAGAGCTTCCTGGAATTGATGACTTTCAACTGGCGCCAGATCAAGATGGTGAACCGACTTGCGGTTCTTCGTCATCGGACCGTCGAGATTTGCGAATCGACTCTGTCTATCAGGGGCATGATGCTGTGCAAATGGTCGTCGATGCCATGGAGCAGAATGATCCCTACTCCGTGGCGTTTGTTGATATGCGGATGCCGCCGGGTATGGATGGACTGGAGACGATCGAGAACCTGTGGCGAGTGTCGCCTGCTTTGCAAGTGGTGTTGTGTACGGCATTCAGCGACCGACCTTGGGACGAGGTCATGTCTCGGATCGGACAAACCGACAATCTGTTGATTCTCAAGAAGCCCTTCGACGATGTGGAGGTCCTTCAGTTGGCTCAAGCCCTGATTCGCAAACGGGACGCCACCTTGGAGGCGGGGATAAAGCATCAGATTTTGGAAAGGCTCGTTCACGAGCGAACTGCTGCGTTGGAACACGCCGCGCTGCACGATGGCCTGACTGGCTTGGCAAACCGCGTCAAGTTCGATGAGCGACTGGCAGAGTCATTGCAGATGGCCGGATGTGGAGGCAATGAAGCTGAAGCGTTGACGGTGTTGATCGTTGATCTCGATCATTTCAAGTTTGTCAACGACACGTTGGGGCATCCCAGCGGTGACGAACTGCTACGTACAGTTGGCCAGCGACTTGCAGGTGCTGTCGGTCAATCGGGGATGGTCTCCAGGTTTGGCGGTGACGAGTTTGCAGTGGTTTGCGAGCGGCAGGACGCGAGTGAAACTGCGTTGGTCGTGGCAAGGATCCGTTCAGCGATCAACGAACCGATCGACATTGACGGTGAGACCGTAAGGGTCAGTGCTAGTATCGGTATCGCGGTTTACCCCAATGATGGGCGTACGCCCTGCGATCTGTTCAGAAACGCGGATATCGCACTTTATCAGGCCAAACAGGACGGTCGTTCTTGCGCCCGGTTTTTCGAACCGGAGATGGATCGGCAACTGAGAGAGCGACGTCAACTGGAGCAGAAGCTACGAGATGCTGTGCAATTCCAGCGATTCACCTTGCATTTTCAGCCATTGATAAAGTCGGATTCGAGACAGGTATGCGCTTTTGAAGCTCTTCTGCGATGGCAGGATCCAGAACTGGGGCTCATCCTTCCCGACCGATTCATCCCTCTCGCGGAAGAGACTGGACTCATTCGTCCGATTGGCGACTGGGTATTGATCGAAGCTTGTCGTCAAGCGCAGCTTTGGCCGAGCGATATTCGTGTCGCTGTCAACGTTTCGCCGGTGCAATTCAGAACCGGTCGGGTACCAGAGAGCGTTGCTCGGGCGATCTATTCCAGCGGTCTTGAACCGAGTCGACTTGAAATCGAAATCACGGAATCCGTACTGCTGAGCGACGATTCGAACACACTCGACCAGCTCAATGAAATCAAAGAGCTCGGTGTTCGCGTCGTGCTGGACGATTTCGGCACCGGATATTCGTCCCTGAGCTACTTACGTCGATTCGCATTCGACAAGCTGAAAATGGACAAGTCATTTGTGCAGGAGATTCATGAGTCCGGCGTGTTGGCGATCGTAAGGACGGTTGCCAAGCTGGGCGAATGTCTGGGCATCGAGACAACTGCCGAAGGAATCGAAACCGAGGAGCAGGCTCGCTGCGTTCGCGAGGAAGGGTTCACACAGATTCAAGGCTACCTGTATGGAAAACCGCTTCCTGCAGAAGAGTTGGATACTGCTTTCCAGTTAGGGCAGTACCACTCAGCCGCAGTTCTCCCACTCGCTCCCCCCGACTCGTCCAGTTGTGTTTCAGATTCCATATCCGAAATCCTCAAGTAACCAGACCAACAGAAACATTGAAACGGAGCATGTCTATGAGACAACAACCTGAGAGCGGCTATCGCCGGATCCTGATTATCGATGACAACGAGGCCATCCACAGGGACTTCGATAAGATCTTCGCTGCCGACGACCAGTGCAACGACTTGAGCGAGTTGGATGCCGAGTTGTTTGGCAACCAACAGTCCAATGGCTCAAAAGGCAAGCCGACTTTCGCGTTGACACACGCGATGCAGGGCAAAGAGGGTTTTGGTATTGTGCAGCGAGCGCACCAGAACGGCGATTCCTTTGGTGCTGCATTTGTCGATATGCGCATGCCACCGGGTTGGGACGGTGTTGAGACGATTGAACATCTGTGGCGGGTCGACCCGCATCTCCAGGTGGTGATTTGCACGGCATTTTCCGACCACAGTTGGGAAGATATCACGAGTCGGCTTGGACACACCGACAGGCTACTTGTTCTCAAAAAGCCGTTTGACGAAATCGAAGCGGTGCAGTTGGCGACGTCATTGTGTGAGAAAAGACGTCTGCTGGAAGAATCACTGCAGCGAATAGCCGGAATGCAACAAAGGGCCGGAGAGCAAACTCAGAAACTGCGAGCGGCGGACGCCAATGCAGAAATGCTTCTTGATTCAATCTCCAGTATTCTGATCAGCGTCAATGAATTCGGTTGCGTCTCACGCTGGAATCGAGTTGCTACCCAGGGCGATTGCACGGCGATTTACCGACTGAAAACGACCTTTTCCATGTAGTCATCGTCCCACCCGGCGGTGAGCCGCCTGTTCTTGACTCCACACTTCGCAGTTTTCTCTTGCTTGAGCAAGCTTAAGGCCGTCCGTCTAAGCGTGCTGAAGTTCTCGTCACCATGACCTTTGCGAATGCGACATTGGTCTTCGCCAAACGTCACGTCCAACTGCCAATGACAGCTGTTCTCGATGCCCCAGTGGTTACGCACAGCACAGGCAAACGATTCTCCTTCAAGTGTTTTGCTGAGTATGTAATAACGCACTGCGATCTCGTCGCCCTTTCGACGTTCCGTGTTGTTGATCGACATACCGATGGCACTGAGATTTTTCCAACGACTGGCGTCTGGAAGATCGCTGGGAACCTTGCACAAGTAGTAGCTACGCTCATCCACACGTCCGTGATCGGTCTCCTTCGTGTGATGTTCAAACACCTCGATTCGGGCAAAGTCATCCTCAAGATGATCCAAGAAGAAGGCCTTGATTCCCTCGTGAAGTGTCGGTTGGTTCCCTTTCACTGCCAAGCAATAGTCCGCACCTTCGTCAACGATCTTTGCAGCGATCTCTGTTTGGCAGCCCATTGCATCAATCGTTACCAAACCTCCGGAAACGTCGATGATTTCCAGCAATTTAGGAATCGCTGTGATCTCGTTGCTCTTCGCATCGACCACCGTTTGTCCAAGGCTGATGTGGTTAGCCGTCGCCCATGCACTGACCATGTGGATGGCAGCTTTGCCGGTCGCAGTGTCGTAGCTTCTGCGAAGAGTCTTGCCGTCGATCGCAATGACTTGGCCATCGGTGATCTTGTGAAGCTGAGTGATCCATTCGAGCAGCATCGGTTCAAACTCTTCAGGTTTGACCGCATTGAGGATGGCGTTGAAACGATCGTGCGATGGAACTCCTGCGGTCATATCCAGGAACTTGGAGAACCATTCTTTCTTTGTGTTGGCAAACTTAGCGATCGCAACGAAATCATCCGCACCAGCGATCACCGCACAGATCGTCATAAAGAGAATATTGACAAGCGGATAAATCGGCTCGCCCGGTCGTGGATCGGAAACGGTATTAAGTTTTTCAATCAGTGAAGCAGAGCGTTCCATCAAGCCAATCCTGAGCGAGTCGATTCGCCCAGCCACTGCATCTCAGCGACCCAAACACGAATCTTCGCTCATCTTCGCAAATTACCCAGTGTGGCGCAATCGCCCTGAGTTGCTACCGAATTGCTGGGCATTGAGAAACAGCAGGCCATCGGCAAAAAATTCGCGGAGTTGCCGATACAATGGGCTGATCCAATTGCCGTCTATGATTTTGTGGACGACAAAATGGCACGGCACGGGCGTCACGAGGAAGTGCAGTTCGTCGATTCAAACGGCCAGACTAGAACGCTTGATATGCGAGTGTGCCCGGTGTTATGCGACTCGGCTGCCGCATCGATTTTGATCCTTGCCAATGATGTGACGCAGCAAAGGATCTTGCAATCACAACTCGATCAAGCACAACGGCTTGAATCCGTCGGGCAACTTGCCGCCGGGGTGGCTCACGAGATCAATACACCGATGCAGTACATCGGCGACAACGTCCGATACGTGGCGAAGTCAATCGAGCGACTGCAGCAACTCCTCGATGTCCTGCCGTCACTGATCGATGAAGAAGTCACTGACGAGCAGCTACTTGAAATGCGACGATCTCTTACATCGCCGCTGAAACCTCGCAAGATCAGATCCACTCTTGAGCAAATCCCCGAAGCGCTTTCGGACTCGATTCAGGGTGCCGAAGCCGTTGCAAAGATTGTGTCGGCGATGAAAGAATTTTCGCACCCGGGCGGCGACGATATGTCGCTCGTCGGGCTGAACCACATCCTTGAATCGACCATCACCGTTGCCCGCAGCGAGTGGAAGTACGTCGCGGATGTGGTCACGCAATTCGATGAATCACTGCCCGACATCCCGGCCTTGCAAAGCGAATTGAATCAAGCATTCCTGAACATCATCGTCAACGCGGCTCATGCGATCGGCGATCGCGTGGCGGCAGGAAAATTTGAAAAGGGGAAGATCACCATTTGCACTCGCTCTGACGGTAGGTTTGCTTGTGTGTCCATTCGAGACACTGGTGGCGGTATTCCAGAACACGTTCGCAAACGCGTGTTCGAGCCCTTCTTTACGACAAAAGAAGTCGGAAAGGGCACTGGTCAAGGGCTGGCGATCGCACATTCGGTGATCGCACAAAAGCATGGTGGGAAGCTGACTTTTGATGTCGAGGAAGGTCAGGGCACGACCTTCGAGATTCGCATTCCACTGCAGCTTTCGTGCGACAATGACAACTCAAAGCAGGAATTCACGCCGGCGATGGAGGATGCTATATGAAGATCTTATTAGTCGATGATGAAGCACAAGTCTTGCGGGGTGTGAGCCGCATGATCGAGAGCGAGGTTGCCGACTGGGAAGTCGAAACGGCTTTGTCAGGAAAGGGTGCACTTGAGATGTTGGAGGAGGACGAGTTCAATGTCGTCGTCACCGATATGCGAATGCCCGGGATGGACGGATCGCAATTATTGGATGCCGTTGAACTGCGTTTCCCGCAAGTCCTGCGTGTCGTCCTGTCGGGGCAGGCTGATCGGGAAACCGTACTGCAGGCCATCCGTCCGATGCATCAGTATTTGTCCAAACCATGTGATCCGCAGAAGCTAATCGATATCATCCGGCGGGCGGAGGTTTTTCAACAGACGATCTCGTCAACAGAGATCCTCAGTGCGATCGGACGGGCCAACTGCCTGCCATCGCTGCCGACCATCGTCACGCAGTTCAACAGCTCATTGGAGTCGAATTCCAGTACATCTGCATCGCTTGCAAAAGTTGTCATGCAAGATCCCATGCTCTGCGCAAAGATTCTGCAGTTGGCGAATTCTGCCATTTTCGGACTACGCCAACCGGTTGTGGCAGTGGAGCGTGCCCTTTCCGTATTGGGCTCCGAGATCACTCGGGCCTTGGCTTTGTCGCTGTCTGTTTTTTCATCCGAACGGGAATCGACTGCGACGACGACACGACAGTTGTTCACACATAGCATCGAAGTTGCCCGCATCAGTCGCCTGATCGCGGGATGGGAAAACACGGATGCCTCAACAATCAATACAGCCTGTTCCGGCGGACTGCTGCATGATATCGGCAAAATGGTCTTGCTGAATGCCTTTGAAGAAAGATATGGCGGTCTGATCACAAGGTCAGCCCACCAGGGGGTATGGGAAGTCGAATTGGAGATGCAAGAATTCGGCGCCTCTCATGCGGGCGTCGGCGCCTATCTGTTGGAAACGTGGGGGCTGCCGACGGAAATTGTCCAAGCCGTCGGATCCCACCACAGCCTGGATCTCTGTTCTCGATCAGGGTTGATATGCCAAATCGTTTTCGGGGCGAACTGGATCGCACACGGTAGTACCGACAGTGACCTATTGTCTGGTTCCAACTCAACCACTGAAGCGTTTTGCAAACGGTTGAGCCAATGGAAAGCTATGTACCTAGAGGCAGTGATGGAGGATTCCAATGCCTAACACGAGAGTCTTGTTTGTCGACGATGACGAAATGATGCTGAAGGGTATCGTACGCCAACAGGGTGAAGACTTTAACATCACCACGGCCACAGGCCCCCATGAGGCGTTGGAAATTCTGGCGGATCACGATCCGTTCGCAGTTGTCGTTTCTGACATGCGGATGCCTGAAATGAACGGCGTCCAATTGCTCAAACGAGTGCGAGACTCACACCCGGATACGGTGCGAATGATCCTCACCGGATTCGCCGAACTCAATACTACCATCGCAGCAGTCAACGAGGGAAATATATTTCGCTTTCTGGCGAAGCCCTGCGATGAGGACGTCATGGCGAAAGCGCTCCGAGATGGACTCCGGCAATACGAACTGATCGAAGCCGAGCGTGAACTGGTGGAAGGTACACTTCACGGCAGCGTAAAGGTCCTGGCAGACGTTCTGGCTCTCGTCAGCCCGCTCGCCTTTGGTCAGTCCACTCGTGTTCGGGCAACCGTGGATGGGATCCTGAAGCGGGTGCCGGTCGAGAATCAATGGCAACTGGACATCGCCGCAATGCTTTCGTCGTTGGGCTGCGTATCCCTGCCAGCGGAACTGTTGAATAAGAAGCTGAACGGTCAACCCTTAACGGTGGAAGAACATTCCCAGTTCAACAAACACCCGGAACTGGCAAGCGAACTGCTTCAAAATATCCCGCGAATGGACGAGGTCTCCGCCATCATCGAGAATCAGGCAAGCTCCAGGCCGACCGCCTTGTCAGATTCCTTGAAGCAAAAATCCATGATCCTCAAACTGGCGTTGGACTACGATTGCTGCGAGCTGGCTAGCGAAAGTCCACTGCACGCACTCGCTAAGCTACAACAGTCTCGACTCGAATACGCGCCGGAACTTTTTGACGCGCTTGCGGATTTTGTTAAACATGAACGAAACTTCGAGATCCTAGAAGTCGATGTCCGCCAAGTCACTGCGGGAATGGTCATCGCACAAGACCTATTCAACTCCAGTGGGATTCTGATGATGTCCAAAGGCCAGACGATCACATCATCGGCGTTGCGATTGCTGGAGAATTTTGCACGAAACAAGACCCTGACTGGAAAGATCAAGATCGTTAGTTCGAACGTTACTTGTCCCGCTATCTAGTCGAAATTCAACAAGCGGACCTGTCTGCTGAGAACACGCAATGTCGATGTTGCTGGTCGATGTTACTGGTCGATGTTGTCGTGAACACGCGTCCGTGGTGACGGGGCTCTCGGTTTTCAACTATCATCAAGGCGAAAACATCCCCCTTCCCTCGTTCTCTCGCGGGCGAACATGCTTACTTTTTCCCCAGCTTCGTCGGCAATCACCCTGGCTGTGATTGCATTGTTTGGC from Stieleria varia carries:
- a CDS encoding putative bifunctional diguanylate cyclase/phosphodiesterase; this encodes MILARKPFSHRILIVDDNPLIHEDYRKVFTSCIEELPGIDDFQLAPDQDGEPTCGSSSSDRRDLRIDSVYQGHDAVQMVVDAMEQNDPYSVAFVDMRMPPGMDGLETIENLWRVSPALQVVLCTAFSDRPWDEVMSRIGQTDNLLILKKPFDDVEVLQLAQALIRKRDATLEAGIKHQILERLVHERTAALEHAALHDGLTGLANRVKFDERLAESLQMAGCGGNEAEALTVLIVDLDHFKFVNDTLGHPSGDELLRTVGQRLAGAVGQSGMVSRFGGDEFAVVCERQDASETALVVARIRSAINEPIDIDGETVRVSASIGIAVYPNDGRTPCDLFRNADIALYQAKQDGRSCARFFEPEMDRQLRERRQLEQKLRDAVQFQRFTLHFQPLIKSDSRQVCAFEALLRWQDPELGLILPDRFIPLAEETGLIRPIGDWVLIEACRQAQLWPSDIRVAVNVSPVQFRTGRVPESVARAIYSSGLEPSRLEIEITESVLLSDDSNTLDQLNEIKELGVRVVLDDFGTGYSSLSYLRRFAFDKLKMDKSFVQEIHESGVLAIVRTVAKLGECLGIETTAEGIETEEQARCVREEGFTQIQGYLYGKPLPAEELDTAFQLGQYHSAAVLPLAPPDSSSCVSDSISEILK
- a CDS encoding ISAs1 family transposase, producing MERSASLIEKLNTVSDPRPGEPIYPLVNILFMTICAVIAGADDFVAIAKFANTKKEWFSKFLDMTAGVPSHDRFNAILNAVKPEEFEPMLLEWITQLHKITDGQVIAIDGKTLRRSYDTATGKAAIHMVSAWATANHISLGQTVVDAKSNEITAIPKLLEIIDVSGGLVTIDAMGCQTEIAAKIVDEGADYCLAVKGNQPTLHEGIKAFFLDHLEDDFARIEVFEHHTKETDHGRVDERSYYLCKVPSDLPDASRWKNLSAIGMSINNTERRKGDEIAVRYYILSKTLEGESFACAVRNHWGIENSCHWQLDVTFGEDQCRIRKGHGDENFSTLRRTALSLLKQEKTAKCGVKNRRLTAGWDDDYMEKVVFSR
- a CDS encoding ATP-binding protein — its product is MARHGRHEEVQFVDSNGQTRTLDMRVCPVLCDSAAASILILANDVTQQRILQSQLDQAQRLESVGQLAAGVAHEINTPMQYIGDNVRYVAKSIERLQQLLDVLPSLIDEEVTDEQLLEMRRSLTSPLKPRKIRSTLEQIPEALSDSIQGAEAVAKIVSAMKEFSHPGGDDMSLVGLNHILESTITVARSEWKYVADVVTQFDESLPDIPALQSELNQAFLNIIVNAAHAIGDRVAAGKFEKGKITICTRSDGRFACVSIRDTGGGIPEHVRKRVFEPFFTTKEVGKGTGQGLAIAHSVIAQKHGGKLTFDVEEGQGTTFEIRIPLQLSCDNDNSKQEFTPAMEDAI
- a CDS encoding response regulator; translation: MKILLVDDEAQVLRGVSRMIESEVADWEVETALSGKGALEMLEEDEFNVVVTDMRMPGMDGSQLLDAVELRFPQVLRVVLSGQADRETVLQAIRPMHQYLSKPCDPQKLIDIIRRAEVFQQTISSTEILSAIGRANCLPSLPTIVTQFNSSLESNSSTSASLAKVVMQDPMLCAKILQLANSAIFGLRQPVVAVERALSVLGSEITRALALSLSVFSSERESTATTTRQLFTHSIEVARISRLIAGWENTDASTINTACSGGLLHDIGKMVLLNAFEERYGGLITRSAHQGVWEVELEMQEFGASHAGVGAYLLETWGLPTEIVQAVGSHHSLDLCSRSGLICQIVFGANWIAHGSTDSDLLSGSNSTTEAFCKRLSQWKAMYLEAVMEDSNA
- a CDS encoding HD domain-containing phosphohydrolase, yielding MPNTRVLFVDDDEMMLKGIVRQQGEDFNITTATGPHEALEILADHDPFAVVVSDMRMPEMNGVQLLKRVRDSHPDTVRMILTGFAELNTTIAAVNEGNIFRFLAKPCDEDVMAKALRDGLRQYELIEAERELVEGTLHGSVKVLADVLALVSPLAFGQSTRVRATVDGILKRVPVENQWQLDIAAMLSSLGCVSLPAELLNKKLNGQPLTVEEHSQFNKHPELASELLQNIPRMDEVSAIIENQASSRPTALSDSLKQKSMILKLALDYDCCELASESPLHALAKLQQSRLEYAPELFDALADFVKHERNFEILEVDVRQVTAGMVIAQDLFNSSGILMMSKGQTITSSALRLLENFARNKTLTGKIKIVSSNVTCPAI